The proteins below are encoded in one region of Akkermansiaceae bacterium:
- a CDS encoding DUF1501 domain-containing protein, with product MNTNRLNETSRRGFLATTAKSCFGLTIGGAAARFFNQKAYATDPAVLASGGGKARSVIYLFMSGGMTHLDTFDPKPEAGSDIKGDCTAIRTNVDGIQLGHCLPKLAKQMDKVALIRSMTTTQGAHAQGKYYMRTGYAQRSSIVHPSPGAWVNRLSEKQSGDLPGFITVNCGSGHPGAGFMEAEYAPLPLGDAMSGLQNSTRKGISEGGFDQQLALRKQLDAEFDSRYIKGQKNVRDYNEAFDAAVRLMKSKDLEAFDLSKEDKEMHRLYGNDRFSKGLLLARRLVERGVKFIEVEYGGFDWHADNFGSMEEKIPVLDQALSALLADLELKGLLDSTLVVLGTEFGRSPKVNDNAGRNHYPKAFSCMMAGGGIKGGQAYGATDATGSAVTHDKVIAPDFNATIAHALGLPHDKVIYSASKRPFRMSAREGKPLTKLFT from the coding sequence ATGAACACCAACAGACTGAACGAAACCTCACGCCGTGGCTTCCTCGCCACTACCGCCAAGTCCTGCTTCGGACTCACCATCGGTGGTGCCGCAGCCCGGTTTTTCAACCAGAAAGCCTACGCCACCGATCCCGCCGTGCTCGCCTCCGGGGGAGGCAAGGCCAGGAGTGTGATCTACCTCTTTATGTCCGGCGGTATGACCCATCTCGACACCTTCGACCCCAAGCCTGAGGCTGGCAGCGATATCAAAGGGGACTGCACGGCTATCCGCACCAATGTGGATGGTATCCAGCTTGGCCATTGCCTGCCCAAACTCGCCAAACAGATGGACAAGGTCGCCCTGATCCGCTCCATGACCACCACCCAGGGCGCCCACGCCCAGGGAAAATACTACATGAGGACGGGATATGCCCAACGCTCGAGCATCGTCCACCCATCACCCGGTGCCTGGGTAAACCGACTCTCTGAAAAACAGTCGGGTGACCTGCCCGGGTTTATCACCGTCAACTGCGGCAGCGGCCACCCGGGTGCCGGATTTATGGAAGCCGAGTACGCCCCGCTCCCGCTGGGTGATGCCATGTCGGGTTTGCAAAACAGCACACGCAAGGGCATCAGCGAAGGTGGCTTCGACCAGCAACTTGCACTCCGCAAACAACTCGATGCCGAATTCGACAGCCGCTACATCAAAGGGCAGAAAAACGTCCGCGACTACAATGAGGCCTTCGACGCCGCCGTGCGCTTGATGAAAAGCAAGGACCTGGAAGCTTTCGACCTGAGCAAGGAAGACAAGGAGATGCATCGACTTTATGGCAACGACCGTTTCTCCAAGGGACTTCTGTTAGCACGGCGCCTGGTCGAGCGCGGTGTCAAATTCATCGAGGTGGAATACGGTGGTTTCGATTGGCACGCTGATAACTTCGGCTCCATGGAGGAAAAAATTCCGGTGCTCGACCAGGCCCTTTCCGCCCTCCTCGCCGACCTAGAACTGAAAGGCCTGCTCGACAGCACCCTTGTTGTGTTGGGAACCGAGTTCGGTCGTTCCCCCAAGGTCAATGACAACGCCGGTCGGAACCACTACCCAAAGGCATTCTCCTGCATGATGGCGGGCGGCGGTATCAAGGGTGGCCAGGCCTACGGTGCCACCGATGCCACGGGGTCCGCTGTGACCCACGACAAAGTCATCGCCCCCGACTTCAACGCCACCATCGCCCACGCCCTCGGACTACCACACGACAAAGTCATCTACTCAGCCTCCAAACGCCCCTTCCGCATGAGCGCACGGGAAGGCAAACCACTGACCAAACTCTTCACCTAG
- a CDS encoding helix-turn-helix transcriptional regulator, which produces MNKEQLYDIKEQFDNNRVVCEKVVGLFHLLSNKPRFRIACMLMHGEACVQDIAFVISGGKMSNISQQLKMLRLSGVVQKRREGKQILYSIADPKVAHLIKFLRAEFLEAECASTIPEP; this is translated from the coding sequence ATGAACAAAGAACAGTTATACGACATCAAGGAGCAGTTTGATAACAACCGGGTGGTGTGTGAAAAAGTGGTGGGGTTGTTTCACCTGTTATCGAACAAACCTCGATTCCGGATTGCCTGTATGCTGATGCACGGCGAGGCCTGCGTGCAGGACATTGCCTTTGTGATTTCCGGGGGGAAAATGTCTAACATCTCCCAACAACTCAAGATGCTCCGACTCAGTGGCGTCGTTCAGAAACGCCGGGAGGGCAAACAAATCCTTTATTCCATCGCCGACCCCAAAGTCGCGCACCTGATCAAATTTCTCCGTGCAGAGTTTTTAGAAGCTGAATGCGCATCAACCATACCAGAACCATGA
- the alaS gene encoding alanine--tRNA ligase produces MTASEIRQSFLDFFKEKQHSIVPSASLMPQSPGLLFTNAGMNQFVPYFLGTEKAPYSPPRAADTQKCIRAGGKHNDLEDVGYDTYHHTMFEMLGNWSFGDYFKKEAIEWAWELVVERWGFPADRLYATVYMPGEGDPGNFDQEAYDIWAALFEKQGLDPKRQIVNGNVKDNFWMMGETGPCGPCSELHVDLTPNGDSGGKLVNMDSDLCIEIWNLVFIQYNAEADGSFRDLPAKHVDTGMGFERAVSIYQGTNGFKDFSKKPTNYATDVFQPIFRKLEELSGRKYNDIYPKSVEADKSTLSAELKEAVAFRVIADHIRTLSFSLADGILLGNGGRNYVLRRILRRAVRYGRTLGFSGDKPFMADLVDTLVGQMSGVFPELAERADAIKENLQREETSFNETLDRGLAMFEEKVASSEGRLDGAFAFQLYDTFGFPIDLTQLLCEERGLKVDMEKFEQLMEEQREKGRAARTRELVRAADISTDQETAFTGFESDVTEAKVTEIHQQSDHLLVITDKTPFYVEMGGQMGDQGTLTHEGETYGVASVQQLGNARAHAVDISANIIVGDTVTLAIDPARRRPIEAHHTATHLLHWALHEEVSRDAAQQGSMVSRLRLRFDFNSGAVPAEKLEAIEQRVNACIKAKDPVSWIEVPHEDVKGRKDVQQFFGDKYGDLVRVVQIGGDEQALNGYSMELCGGTHVRNTGDLGIFKIKSEGAIASGIRRIEAVCGDAAWNWLREEVEKSDAEGKELRAKLDAANAELAAIGKEPVKMKQFPHIMGALLMEGGDFEQINTTFKHFREHIEALRQAGVNAEKKLKKAQAGAAARMADEALESLLETGGNIAEIFQGSANLLQELLNGLKKKQFAGAAFLIVDDGDRLHLGAYCGDAAQSNGLMAGKLIQQLGPVAGGKGGGKPDMARGAAPERDKAEALKQAAAAKL; encoded by the coding sequence ATGACCGCCTCTGAAATCCGCCAAAGCTTCCTCGATTTCTTCAAGGAAAAGCAACACAGCATCGTGCCCTCGGCCTCGCTGATGCCGCAGAGCCCCGGACTGCTGTTCACCAACGCGGGCATGAACCAGTTTGTGCCCTATTTCCTCGGCACCGAAAAGGCACCCTACTCCCCACCGCGTGCCGCCGATACCCAGAAATGCATCCGCGCCGGCGGTAAACACAACGACCTCGAGGACGTCGGCTACGACACCTACCACCACACCATGTTCGAGATGCTCGGCAACTGGTCGTTTGGTGACTATTTCAAAAAGGAGGCCATCGAGTGGGCCTGGGAACTCGTTGTGGAACGCTGGGGCTTTCCCGCCGACCGGCTTTACGCCACGGTTTACATGCCGGGTGAGGGTGATCCCGGAAACTTCGACCAGGAGGCCTACGACATCTGGGCTGCGTTGTTTGAGAAACAGGGACTCGATCCGAAGCGGCAGATCGTCAACGGCAACGTCAAGGACAACTTCTGGATGATGGGTGAGACCGGCCCCTGCGGTCCGTGCTCCGAACTCCATGTCGATCTAACACCCAACGGCGACAGCGGTGGCAAACTCGTCAACATGGACTCCGACCTCTGTATCGAGATCTGGAACCTCGTTTTCATCCAGTACAACGCCGAGGCCGACGGGTCGTTCCGCGACCTGCCCGCCAAGCACGTGGACACCGGCATGGGCTTCGAGCGTGCTGTGTCGATCTATCAAGGCACCAACGGCTTCAAGGATTTTTCCAAAAAGCCGACCAACTACGCCACCGATGTGTTCCAGCCGATCTTCCGCAAACTGGAGGAACTCAGCGGCAGGAAATACAACGACATCTACCCTAAATCCGTCGAGGCCGACAAGTCAACGCTATCCGCCGAGCTCAAGGAGGCCGTCGCCTTCCGGGTGATTGCCGACCACATCCGTACGCTGTCGTTTTCACTGGCTGACGGGATTTTGTTAGGAAATGGTGGCCGCAACTACGTGTTGCGCCGCATCCTTCGTCGTGCTGTCAGGTATGGACGCACGCTTGGTTTCAGCGGTGACAAGCCGTTCATGGCGGACCTCGTCGATACTCTGGTCGGGCAGATGTCCGGCGTCTTCCCCGAGCTCGCCGAGCGCGCCGACGCCATCAAGGAAAACCTCCAGCGTGAGGAAACCAGTTTCAATGAGACCCTCGACCGCGGGCTTGCGATGTTCGAGGAGAAGGTCGCCAGCAGCGAGGGCAGGCTCGACGGCGCATTCGCCTTCCAGCTTTACGACACCTTCGGCTTCCCCATCGACCTCACCCAACTGCTCTGCGAGGAGCGCGGGTTGAAGGTGGATATGGAGAAATTCGAGCAGCTGATGGAGGAACAGCGTGAAAAAGGCCGTGCCGCCCGCACCCGCGAGCTGGTCCGCGCCGCGGACATTTCCACCGATCAGGAGACCGCGTTCACTGGCTTTGAATCGGATGTGACGGAAGCGAAGGTGACCGAGATCCACCAGCAGTCCGACCACCTGTTAGTCATCACCGACAAAACCCCGTTCTACGTCGAGATGGGTGGCCAGATGGGTGACCAGGGAACGCTCACCCACGAGGGCGAGACGTATGGGGTGGCCTCCGTGCAGCAGCTCGGCAATGCCCGCGCCCACGCCGTGGACATTTCCGCCAACATCATCGTGGGCGACACCGTCACGCTGGCGATCGACCCCGCGCGTCGACGCCCGATCGAGGCGCACCACACCGCCACCCACCTGTTGCACTGGGCGTTGCACGAGGAAGTCTCCCGGGATGCCGCGCAGCAGGGGTCGATGGTCAGTCGTCTCCGCCTCCGTTTCGACTTCAACTCGGGTGCGGTTCCGGCTGAGAAACTCGAGGCCATCGAACAGCGCGTCAACGCCTGCATCAAGGCGAAGGACCCGGTCTCGTGGATCGAGGTGCCGCACGAGGACGTCAAGGGGCGCAAGGACGTGCAGCAATTTTTCGGCGACAAATACGGCGACCTGGTCCGGGTGGTGCAGATCGGTGGAGATGAGCAGGCGCTCAACGGCTACTCGATGGAGCTTTGCGGTGGCACCCATGTTAGAAACACCGGCGACCTCGGTATTTTCAAAATCAAGTCCGAGGGTGCCATCGCCTCGGGTATCCGCCGGATCGAGGCCGTCTGCGGTGACGCCGCCTGGAACTGGCTGCGTGAGGAGGTGGAGAAATCCGATGCCGAGGGCAAGGAGCTGCGCGCCAAACTCGACGCCGCCAATGCCGAGCTGGCAGCCATCGGCAAGGAGCCGGTGAAGATGAAACAGTTCCCCCACATCATGGGGGCACTGCTGATGGAGGGCGGTGACTTCGAGCAGATCAACACCACCTTCAAGCACTTCCGCGAGCATATCGAGGCGCTGCGCCAGGCAGGGGTCAACGCCGAGAAAAAACTCAAGAAAGCCCAGGCCGGCGCCGCTGCCAGGATGGCGGACGAGGCGCTGGAGTCGTTGTTGGAAACCGGCGGCAATATCGCCGAGATTTTCCAAGGCAGTGCCAACTTGCTGCAGGAGCTGCTCAACGGACTGAAGAAAAAGCAGTTCGCCGGCGCCGCCTTCCTGATTGTTGACGACGGCGACCGACTCCACCTCGGCGCCTACTGCGGCGATGCCGCCCAATCCAACGGACTCATGGCCGGTAAACTCATCCAGCAGCTCGGCCCGGTCGCCGGTGGCAAAGGCGGCGGCAAACCCGACATGGCCCGAGGCGCCGCGCCCGAGCGTGACAAGGCGGAGGCACTGAAACAAGCGGCTGCGGCGAAGCTTTAG
- a CDS encoding glycosyltransferase gives MTDVLIHSPFPRTSGQGNSVTADRLERILLENGLSVTMETEAYHAADARCLIALNARRSAEAVAVFKAKHPDRRIILLLTGTDINHPDAGERCSSCWQSMEAADRLVVLHDASYAVVPSFFQDKCSVIHPSVTLPPGLTHLPDGEGFDIVMAGNFRMEKNPGLAVRASRLLPASQRIHVYGEFSEPGSGRMTIHGIVPHEEILVAMSKARILLNTSTQEGGANAICEAISMGLPVVASAISGNIGMLGQDYAGLFPSGDLQSLVEIVEKSATDRGFYSVLKAQVSARAPLFAYSTETKAWTDLVHTQLS, from the coding sequence ATGACAGACGTTCTTATCCACTCTCCTTTTCCCAGGACATCCGGCCAGGGGAACTCGGTGACAGCGGATCGGCTGGAGCGTATCCTTTTGGAGAATGGACTCAGCGTTACGATGGAAACGGAGGCATATCACGCTGCGGACGCACGCTGTCTGATTGCACTGAATGCTCGGCGTAGCGCGGAGGCCGTCGCTGTTTTCAAAGCCAAACATCCCGACCGAAGAATCATCCTCCTCCTTACAGGGACAGATATCAACCATCCCGATGCGGGTGAGAGGTGTTCTTCCTGTTGGCAAAGCATGGAAGCAGCCGACCGCCTTGTGGTATTACACGATGCTTCCTATGCGGTGGTGCCCTCCTTTTTTCAAGATAAGTGCAGCGTTATCCATCCAAGTGTTACATTGCCCCCGGGCCTTACCCACCTGCCTGACGGAGAAGGGTTTGATATCGTGATGGCCGGTAATTTCCGGATGGAAAAAAACCCCGGCCTGGCAGTGCGCGCCTCACGCCTGCTGCCTGCCTCTCAGAGAATCCATGTTTACGGAGAATTTTCCGAGCCTGGATCTGGTCGTATGACCATACATGGCATTGTACCTCACGAGGAAATACTCGTCGCGATGTCGAAGGCCCGGATATTGCTGAACACCTCAACCCAGGAAGGTGGAGCCAATGCCATCTGTGAAGCGATCAGCATGGGCTTACCAGTTGTAGCCAGTGCTATTTCCGGAAACATAGGCATGCTTGGTCAGGATTACGCGGGTTTGTTTCCGTCCGGGGATCTTCAATCGCTTGTTGAAATCGTGGAAAAGAGCGCTACGGACCGGGGGTTTTACAGCGTGCTCAAGGCACAAGTCTCTGCCCGGGCACCTCTCTTCGCCTATTCCACCGAAACCAAGGCCTGGACCGATCTTGTCCACACCCAGCTATCCTGA
- a CDS encoding lamin tail domain-containing protein — MSLVSNRYAQWCHIILAITIAPLTAGVVINEIHYDPEPNTEPVEFIELHNTGTSAVDISGWQFTEGVAYTFPAATSIPAGGYLVISEDPAALQAKFGSTALGPWTGKLSNDGEDIILKDHLGTLVDKVGYGVGFPWPLGARGTGSSMELIHPSLDNDLGGSWRAAGEAAVCPGSGSVTTLIPEESVNWKYHKGTSSPAADTNGKTWWQHADYIENANWLTGTASLGYGESFIDPEINDMRGNYSTLFLRKTFTVTDAPSIASLTLKARFDDGVKVWINGTPVFNQLAPGSPATPSAETSLASGNRNESNAHIYTSHTLPDPSSYLVTGTNVIAVQVFNVTLTSSDCHFDCKLEEDTTGSGGGGSSTPSPAARNHSYSTIAAPQTRQVGHSPETPAAGQAVTVTAKVTDPDGVQSVVLKYQTVDPGSYIRRADSSYEDTSNWTILTMVDDGTSGDAVANDDIYSVTVPGSVQSHRRLIRYRITVTDTDNNCMQLPYSDDTQPNFAYFCYNGVPDWTGKINSSSPSVTYTGAELTRLPVYQLIARNPDVENSQWNGSYNEQYFEGTLVYDGKVYDHIKFRNKGSASTYRMGHNKWKLNFGRGHRFQARNYYGKKFDTVWDKFSIQTGESPWWRNDAYPMSGMLFQESLMNRLNNLAGVPAPEMIHFHFRVIDDADESKTGDQYNSDFWGIYTAQQHPDGSFFDENNLPDSNLFKLNNSDASSASRWNLSGTQPDDASDLSAFISGYTNTNDPAWWAANLERHAYYTWNTLNLALNNSDLRAEQNVIYWHNAETDRWHPCVWDVDLLFEDRQHHNRDPYGFPWERLHRMLNHTQYNIEYQNRVRELQDLLFWNGQYDRSIDEIVTILTGSASGVTANTLVDANQAQWDNHSRKVHKGVWYRVENTTYWSGFPAMVDYMKAFAKPGGFGGNQLESKSQADADTNIPDKPTITFTGTAGYPTDGIRLQTSAFSDSSGGVSAIQWRVGEIYDPNVSNYTTGEPWKYEINAVWESGEIVWNGAVTSMDVPVVKLKVGHTYRARVRHKDVTGRWSRWSEPLEFLTTAPDITVYRNALVVSEVHYHPLPPSTSHELGASLDGEDFEFIELMNVGTTTLDLNGVRIADAIGFDFTGSAVTTLAPGATVLVVKDINAFEARYGANRPIAGEYSGKLSNGGELVQIAYGDGNAAANLIRQFTYEDTTPWPTDPDGSGPSMVLVDPWSVPNHNTGSNWRASYVTGGQPGEVDHWSYDGWLVAFGIPGAAADDDPDYDALGLLIEYFLGTDPHVPSRDQAPTSGIQTINPGSGDADFLVITFQRDLYVDDVSFLVQESIDLAGWNTSGTPVLIDAIDQGDGTEIRRYRSSQPIANYPDGNLFMRVKVTVSP, encoded by the coding sequence ATGTCCTTGGTTTCCAATCGCTACGCCCAATGGTGCCACATCATTCTGGCCATCACGATAGCCCCGTTGACGGCCGGGGTTGTCATCAACGAAATCCACTACGACCCGGAACCCAATACGGAACCTGTCGAGTTCATCGAACTCCACAATACCGGCACCAGTGCGGTCGATATCAGCGGCTGGCAGTTTACCGAAGGGGTCGCCTACACTTTTCCTGCCGCTACATCCATCCCTGCGGGCGGATACCTCGTCATCAGCGAAGACCCCGCCGCGCTTCAAGCCAAGTTCGGCAGCACAGCCCTCGGACCGTGGACAGGAAAACTGAGCAACGATGGCGAGGACATCATCCTCAAAGACCATCTGGGTACGCTGGTAGACAAGGTCGGCTATGGTGTCGGTTTTCCATGGCCGCTCGGTGCCAGGGGAACAGGCTCGTCCATGGAGCTGATCCACCCGTCGCTGGACAACGACCTCGGTGGCAGCTGGCGAGCCGCCGGGGAGGCGGCCGTCTGCCCGGGAAGCGGCTCGGTCACCACCCTCATCCCCGAGGAATCCGTGAACTGGAAATACCACAAGGGCACCTCGTCCCCCGCAGCCGATACCAACGGCAAAACCTGGTGGCAGCACGCCGACTACATCGAAAACGCCAACTGGCTGACAGGAACGGCATCGCTCGGATACGGGGAAAGCTTCATCGATCCGGAGATCAACGACATGCGGGGCAACTACTCCACTTTGTTCCTGCGCAAAACCTTTACCGTCACAGACGCACCGTCGATCGCCTCCCTGACGCTCAAGGCCCGCTTTGACGATGGTGTCAAAGTCTGGATTAACGGGACTCCTGTGTTCAACCAACTCGCGCCGGGCAGTCCCGCCACGCCTTCGGCCGAAACTTCCCTGGCGTCTGGAAACCGGAACGAATCAAACGCCCACATCTACACAAGCCATACATTACCGGATCCAAGTAGCTACCTCGTCACGGGCACCAATGTCATCGCCGTCCAGGTGTTTAACGTCACCCTCACCAGCAGCGATTGCCATTTCGACTGCAAGCTGGAGGAAGACACCACCGGAAGCGGTGGCGGCGGCTCATCCACCCCCTCACCGGCAGCCCGGAACCACTCCTACTCGACGATCGCGGCACCGCAAACCCGGCAGGTCGGCCACAGCCCCGAAACCCCCGCCGCCGGACAAGCCGTCACCGTCACTGCCAAGGTTACCGATCCGGACGGCGTGCAGTCCGTGGTTCTCAAGTACCAGACGGTGGACCCCGGCAGCTACATCCGCAGGGCCGACAGCAGCTACGAGGACACCTCCAACTGGACCATCCTCACCATGGTTGATGACGGCACCAGTGGGGACGCCGTTGCCAATGATGACATCTACAGCGTCACGGTTCCGGGAAGCGTGCAGAGCCACCGCCGGTTGATCCGTTACCGCATCACCGTCACCGACACGGACAATAACTGCATGCAGTTGCCGTACAGCGATGACACCCAGCCCAACTTCGCCTATTTCTGTTATAACGGCGTGCCGGACTGGACGGGAAAAATCAACTCATCATCCCCCTCCGTCACCTACACCGGCGCGGAACTAACAAGGCTGCCGGTTTACCAACTCATCGCCAGAAACCCCGACGTGGAAAACAGCCAGTGGAACGGCAGCTACAATGAACAGTATTTCGAAGGCACCCTGGTTTATGATGGCAAGGTCTACGACCACATCAAGTTCCGCAACAAGGGATCGGCTTCAACCTACCGCATGGGGCACAACAAGTGGAAACTCAACTTCGGCCGGGGACACCGCTTCCAGGCAAGAAACTACTACGGCAAGAAATTCGACACCGTCTGGGACAAGTTCAGTATCCAGACCGGGGAGTCGCCGTGGTGGCGAAACGACGCCTACCCGATGAGCGGTATGCTCTTTCAGGAAAGCCTGATGAACCGGCTCAACAACCTCGCCGGTGTCCCTGCTCCCGAGATGATCCATTTTCACTTCCGGGTCATCGATGATGCCGATGAAAGCAAGACCGGCGATCAATACAACAGCGACTTCTGGGGTATCTACACAGCCCAACAACACCCCGACGGCAGCTTTTTCGATGAAAACAACCTGCCGGACAGCAACCTGTTCAAACTCAACAACAGCGATGCCTCATCCGCCTCCAGATGGAACCTGAGCGGCACCCAGCCAGACGACGCGTCCGACCTGTCCGCGTTTATCAGCGGCTACACCAACACCAATGACCCCGCATGGTGGGCCGCCAACCTGGAACGGCACGCCTACTACACCTGGAACACACTCAATCTCGCCCTCAACAACTCCGATCTGCGGGCGGAGCAAAACGTCATTTACTGGCACAATGCGGAGACCGACCGCTGGCACCCCTGCGTCTGGGATGTCGATCTGCTCTTCGAGGACCGGCAACACCACAACCGCGATCCCTACGGCTTCCCCTGGGAAAGGCTGCACCGCATGCTGAATCACACCCAATACAATATCGAATACCAAAACCGGGTCAGGGAACTCCAGGACCTTCTTTTCTGGAATGGACAATACGACCGCAGCATCGATGAAATCGTAACCATCCTCACAGGATCGGCAAGTGGCGTGACGGCAAACACCCTGGTCGATGCCAACCAGGCGCAGTGGGATAACCACTCCCGCAAAGTACACAAGGGGGTGTGGTATCGTGTTGAAAACACCACCTACTGGTCCGGCTTCCCCGCCATGGTGGACTACATGAAGGCCTTTGCCAAACCAGGCGGCTTCGGCGGAAATCAATTAGAGAGCAAGTCCCAGGCCGACGCCGACACCAACATTCCCGACAAACCGACCATTACATTTACCGGCACCGCAGGCTATCCCACCGACGGCATCCGCCTGCAAACCTCTGCCTTCAGCGACTCCTCCGGTGGTGTTTCCGCCATCCAATGGCGGGTGGGGGAAATCTACGATCCCAACGTCAGTAACTACACGACTGGTGAACCGTGGAAATACGAAATCAATGCCGTCTGGGAAAGTGGCGAGATCGTCTGGAACGGCGCAGTGACCAGCATGGATGTTCCTGTGGTCAAGCTAAAGGTCGGTCACACCTACCGTGCCCGTGTTAGACACAAGGATGTCACCGGACGCTGGAGCCGATGGTCAGAGCCCCTTGAGTTTCTAACCACCGCACCAGATATCACTGTTTATCGTAACGCACTGGTCGTTTCTGAAGTGCATTACCACCCGCTGCCCCCCTCCACCTCCCATGAACTTGGCGCGTCTCTCGATGGTGAGGATTTTGAATTTATCGAGCTGATGAATGTCGGCACGACCACTCTCGACCTGAATGGTGTCCGTATCGCCGATGCCATTGGTTTTGATTTCACCGGCTCCGCCGTTACCACGCTCGCACCCGGGGCGACGGTTCTGGTGGTCAAGGACATCAACGCGTTCGAGGCACGCTACGGAGCCAACCGTCCCATCGCCGGTGAATACTCCGGCAAACTCTCCAACGGCGGCGAGCTTGTCCAGATTGCCTACGGCGATGGCAACGCCGCCGCAAACCTGATCAGGCAGTTCACCTACGAGGATACCACGCCATGGCCGACCGATCCCGACGGCAGCGGCCCGAGCATGGTGCTGGTCGATCCCTGGAGTGTTCCCAACCACAATACCGGCTCCAACTGGCGCGCCAGCTACGTCACCGGCGGCCAGCCGGGCGAGGTCGACCACTGGAGCTACGACGGCTGGCTCGTTGCGTTCGGCATCCCGGGCGCCGCAGCGGACGACGACCCCGATTACGACGCCCTTGGCCTCTTGATCGAGTATTTTCTCGGCACCGATCCCCACGTTCCCTCGCGCGACCAGGCACCCACCTCCGGCATCCAGACCATCAACCCGGGCAGCGGTGACGCCGACTTCCTCGTCATCACCTTCCAGCGCGATCTGTATGTGGACGACGTCAGTTTCCTGGTCCAGGAATCCATTGACCTGGCAGGATGGAACACATCGGGCACGCCGGTTCTCATCGACGCCATCGACCAGGGCGACGGCACGGAAATCCGCCGCTACCGCAGTAGCCAGCCCATCGCAAATTACCCAGACGGCAATCTGTTCATGCGCGTGAAGGTGACGGTGTCACCTTGA